In Pseudobacter ginsenosidimutans, the following are encoded in one genomic region:
- a CDS encoding biotin--[acetyl-CoA-carboxylase] ligase yields the protein MALSCYEFFKNYAGDETRIKWPNDIYWRDRKAAGILIENRLETAGGQAIWDWAIVGMGVNINQARFDGAFRNPVSLKQITGRNFDVQALATTLCEYQEKWWKKLSAGEGRDILRAYHEAMYRIGEKVKLKKDSSVFETNVCGVTEQGQLHTKDVMDRYFAVGEVEWVLD from the coding sequence ATGGCACTGAGTTGTTATGAATTCTTTAAAAATTATGCGGGTGACGAAACCAGGATCAAATGGCCCAATGATATTTATTGGCGTGACAGAAAGGCAGCCGGCATCCTGATCGAAAACAGGCTGGAAACGGCCGGAGGACAGGCAATCTGGGATTGGGCTATTGTTGGGATGGGAGTGAACATCAATCAGGCGCGGTTCGATGGTGCATTCAGGAATCCCGTCAGCCTGAAACAGATCACAGGGCGGAACTTCGATGTGCAGGCGCTGGCCACCACGCTTTGCGAATACCAGGAAAAATGGTGGAAGAAATTATCGGCTGGGGAAGGTCGTGATATTCTTCGCGCTTATCATGAAGCGATGTACAGGATCGGAGAGAAAGTGAAATTGAAAAAAGATAGCAGTGTTTTTGAAACTAACGTCTGCGGTGTAACCGAACAAGGCCAGTTGCATACAAAGGACGTAATGGACAGGTACTTCGCAGTAGGTGAAGTGGAATGGGTTCTCGACTAA
- the rsfS gene encoding ribosome silencing factor: MLATRRKSSSVARLTKSSKIIKAIIHAIQEKKGENIISLDLRKIPEAVADFFIICDAGSTTQVKAIADYVEVHVKEKTGEVPYHHEGRQASQWVITDYVNVVVHVMHSETRKFYKLEEMWSDAAADEHS; this comes from the coding sequence ATGTTAGCTACCCGTCGCAAAAGTAGCAGTGTAGCGAGGTTAACAAAGAGCTCAAAGATCATCAAAGCTATCATCCACGCCATTCAGGAGAAAAAAGGGGAAAACATCATTTCCCTCGATCTCCGAAAAATTCCCGAAGCAGTTGCTGATTTTTTCATTATTTGCGATGCCGGCAGCACCACGCAGGTGAAAGCCATTGCAGATTATGTTGAGGTGCACGTGAAAGAGAAAACTGGTGAAGTACCCTATCACCATGAAGGCCGCCAGGCATCTCAATGGGTGATCACAGATTATGTGAATGTAGTGGTACACGTTATGCATTCAGAAACACGCAAGTTCTACAAACTGGAAGAAATGTGGAGTGACGCCGCAGCGGATGAACATTCCTGA
- a CDS encoding gamma-glutamylcyclotransferase family protein, protein MNQHIHHLFVYGSLLSGFQHPAYTYVSRYFTLVSPAVTNGNIYDLGEYPGAVPAAPPALIHGELYKVNHADEFSFAIKQLDDYEGFLVEAGEVPLYRREPVDVKNGNVITTAWIYWYNRETDGHPLIPNGDALSYWKQKG, encoded by the coding sequence ATGAATCAGCACATCCATCACCTTTTCGTATATGGATCATTGTTAAGCGGGTTCCAGCATCCTGCCTATACATATGTGAGCCGTTATTTTACACTCGTTTCCCCGGCCGTTACCAATGGTAATATCTATGATCTCGGCGAATATCCCGGCGCTGTTCCTGCAGCTCCACCAGCCCTCATTCATGGCGAACTGTATAAAGTGAACCATGCTGATGAGTTCTCCTTTGCCATCAAACAACTGGACGATTACGAAGGATTCCTGGTAGAAGCAGGAGAAGTACCGCTATACCGCCGTGAACCGGTTGATGTGAAGAATGGCAATGTAATTACCACGGCCTGGATCTACTGGTACAATCGTGAAACAGACGGGCATCCATTGATCCCCAATGGCGATGCTCTCAGTTATTGGAAACAGAAAGGCTGA
- a CDS encoding LutC/YkgG family protein, translated as MTQSTPLPFPQSEGNSSVYQPSRQELEVEFAEQFTKLTGKFIFCLTWQELAAQLNAVVAHNNWQHIYNQETELSKTLAGNGFAPAAFDSVANCDAAITSCESLIARTGSIVMSAAGPSGRSVSVYAPVHICIARTNQLVYDVKDGIQLVKEKYGASFPSLVTFATGPSRTADIEKTLVVGVHGPKEVYVFLVDQ; from the coding sequence TTGACCCAATCAACGCCTCTTCCTTTTCCGCAAAGTGAAGGCAATAGTTCTGTGTACCAGCCTTCCAGGCAGGAATTGGAAGTGGAGTTTGCAGAACAGTTCACCAAGCTGACGGGAAAGTTCATTTTCTGTTTAACCTGGCAGGAACTGGCCGCACAGCTCAATGCTGTTGTGGCCCACAATAACTGGCAACATATTTACAACCAGGAAACAGAACTGTCTAAGACCCTTGCTGGCAACGGCTTTGCGCCGGCAGCTTTTGATTCAGTAGCCAACTGCGATGCAGCCATAACATCCTGTGAAAGCCTGATAGCTCGTACAGGCTCCATCGTGATGAGTGCAGCAGGCCCCAGCGGCCGCTCCGTGAGCGTATATGCGCCGGTTCATATCTGTATCGCCCGCACCAATCAACTGGTGTACGATGTGAAAGATGGCATCCAGCTGGTGAAAGAAAAATATGGCGCCAGTTTCCCTTCGCTCGTCACCTTTGCAACAGGGCCCAGCCGCACGGCGGATATCGAGAAAACCCTGGTTGTAGGCGTGCACGGCCCAAAAGAAGTATATGTTTTCCTGGTGGATCAGTAG
- a CDS encoding biotin--[acetyl-CoA-carboxylase] ligase, translated as MSHPAILHTIGRPLTVLPSVDSTNNYAMALAIEGKAKHGAAFFALEQTAGKGQRGRQWLTAPGDNIILSTIIKPGELPFYQQFCYLPPWH; from the coding sequence TTGTCACATCCCGCTATCTTACACACTATTGGCCGGCCTTTGACGGTATTGCCTTCAGTTGACAGCACCAACAACTATGCCATGGCCCTGGCCATTGAGGGCAAAGCGAAGCACGGAGCAGCCTTTTTTGCCCTGGAGCAAACCGCCGGGAAAGGCCAGAGAGGCCGGCAATGGCTGACGGCGCCCGGAGACAATATCATTCTCAGCACCATTATCAAACCTGGTGAGCTCCCTTTTTATCAGCAGTTTTGCTATCTGCCGCCATGGCACTGA
- a CDS encoding UDP-2,3-diacylglucosamine diphosphatase gives MQLPPDKKVYFLSDFHLGAPNPAASLEREKKIVAFLEEIRHSAGAIFIVGDMFDFWYEYRTVVPKGYVRLLGKLAELTDAGIPIYFFVGNHDMWMTDYFQKELNIPVYFEPQEFEFNGKQFLIGHGDGLGPGDHGYKMLKKIFRNPVCRWLFGILPPYIGMGIANYSSRRSRAVTGQNDAAFYGEEGEWLITYCKEELKKKFYDYLVFGHRHLPIDYTLNDGKSRYINLGDWIRYYTYAIFDGKDMHLLTRESDQEKNIVRK, from the coding sequence ATGCAGTTACCTCCCGATAAGAAAGTTTATTTTCTCTCCGACTTCCATCTCGGAGCGCCCAACCCTGCAGCAAGCCTGGAGCGCGAAAAAAAGATCGTGGCATTTCTCGAAGAGATCCGCCACAGCGCCGGCGCCATCTTCATCGTAGGAGATATGTTCGATTTCTGGTACGAATACCGTACGGTTGTGCCTAAAGGTTATGTGAGGCTGCTCGGTAAACTGGCCGAACTTACAGATGCAGGCATTCCCATCTATTTCTTCGTGGGAAATCACGATATGTGGATGACAGACTATTTCCAGAAAGAGCTCAATATCCCCGTCTATTTCGAACCACAGGAATTCGAGTTCAACGGCAAACAGTTCCTCATCGGTCATGGTGATGGATTGGGGCCGGGAGACCATGGTTACAAAATGCTGAAGAAGATCTTCCGTAACCCTGTCTGCCGCTGGCTTTTCGGCATCCTCCCACCATATATTGGCATGGGGATCGCCAATTACAGCAGCAGGAGAAGCAGGGCTGTGACCGGACAGAACGATGCCGCATTCTACGGCGAAGAAGGAGAATGGCTGATCACCTATTGCAAGGAGGAACTGAAAAAGAAATTCTATGATTACCTGGTGTTCGGGCATCGTCACCTGCCCATCGATTACACACTGAATGACGGGAAAAGCCGTTATATCAACCTGGGCGACTGGATCCGTTATTACACTTACGCCATATTCGACGGAAAGGATATGCACCTGCTGACCCGCGAATCAGACCAGGAAAAAAATATTGTACGAAAATAG
- the ftsH gene encoding ATP-dependent zinc metalloprotease FtsH — protein MSDESRQNERNFPPRMRPRDDGNGQRKGPRFNIYWVWAIIFAVLVGFQLFGSLTPDTKGINDLEFYAMLKKGDVDKITTVTNKNLIRVYLKKESVEKYKSQLSKNSQASVEKGPQFEFKVVDAKEFDKKLSDWYDKNPDVAPVVNNPIQEGEWFGSLIQLLLPLVVIILIWIMLMRKMGGGAGGGSGPGGIFNIGKSRATLFDKGTKVNITFADVAGLDEAKVEVMEIVDFLKNPKKYTALGGKIPKGALLVGPPGTGKTLLAKAMAGEAQVPFFSMSGSDFVELFVGVGASRVRDLFKQAREKAPCIIFIDEIDAIGRARGKNAIMSNDERESTLNQLLVEMDGFSGESGIIVLAATNRPDVLDTALLRPGRFDRQISIDKPDLKGREHIFKVHLKPIKISEKVDIHKLAEQTPGFAGADIANICNEAALIAARKGKQSVEMEDFQDAVDRVIGGLEKKNKIISPEEKKIIAYHEAGHAICGWFLEHAYPLLKVTIVPRGVAALGYAQYTPKEQYLYNTDQLMDQICMTLGGRASEEIFFGKISTGAQNDLQQVTRIAYSMITVYGMNDKVGNVSFYDPAAENSFTKPYSEETSKLIDEEVRKLIDVGYLKTKELLSQKRTEVAKLAEALLEKEVLFQSDVEALIGKRPFEEKKTLDVDGNPEHHSENGTISEGVPPYDSNVTNHPVQSNEQEKQS, from the coding sequence ATGTCAGACGAGTCAAGACAGAACGAAAGAAATTTCCCTCCGCGCATGCGCCCCAGGGATGATGGCAACGGACAACGAAAAGGCCCGAGGTTCAATATCTATTGGGTCTGGGCTATCATCTTTGCAGTACTTGTGGGCTTCCAGCTTTTCGGATCCCTTACCCCGGACACCAAAGGAATCAATGATCTCGAGTTCTACGCCATGCTCAAAAAAGGAGATGTGGACAAGATCACCACAGTCACCAATAAGAACCTTATCAGGGTTTATCTCAAAAAAGAAAGCGTAGAAAAATACAAATCACAACTTTCAAAGAACAGTCAGGCCAGCGTTGAAAAAGGACCGCAGTTCGAATTCAAAGTGGTTGACGCCAAAGAATTTGATAAGAAACTGAGCGACTGGTACGATAAGAACCCCGATGTTGCCCCTGTTGTGAACAATCCCATCCAGGAAGGCGAATGGTTCGGATCCCTGATCCAGCTCTTACTCCCACTGGTTGTGATCATCCTCATCTGGATCATGCTCATGCGTAAAATGGGCGGTGGCGCAGGGGGCGGAAGTGGTCCCGGCGGTATCTTCAATATTGGAAAATCAAGGGCAACCCTCTTCGATAAAGGAACAAAAGTAAATATCACTTTCGCAGATGTTGCAGGACTGGACGAAGCCAAGGTGGAAGTGATGGAGATCGTGGATTTCCTGAAAAATCCCAAGAAGTACACTGCATTGGGTGGAAAGATACCCAAAGGCGCACTCCTGGTAGGTCCTCCCGGTACCGGTAAAACCCTGCTCGCAAAAGCAATGGCAGGTGAAGCACAGGTTCCCTTCTTCTCCATGAGCGGTTCCGATTTCGTTGAACTGTTCGTTGGTGTGGGCGCCAGCCGCGTACGCGACCTCTTCAAACAAGCACGTGAAAAAGCTCCCTGTATCATATTCATCGATGAGATCGATGCCATCGGCCGCGCCCGTGGTAAGAACGCCATCATGAGCAACGACGAACGTGAAAGCACACTCAACCAGTTACTGGTAGAGATGGACGGTTTCTCCGGTGAATCAGGTATCATCGTTCTGGCAGCCACCAACCGCCCGGACGTACTGGATACCGCACTCCTCCGCCCAGGCCGCTTCGACCGTCAGATCTCCATCGACAAACCAGATCTCAAAGGCCGTGAGCATATTTTCAAAGTGCACCTGAAGCCCATCAAGATCTCTGAAAAAGTTGATATCCATAAACTCGCCGAACAAACGCCAGGCTTCGCCGGCGCAGACATCGCGAATATCTGTAACGAAGCCGCACTTATCGCTGCCCGTAAAGGCAAACAGTCAGTTGAGATGGAAGACTTCCAGGATGCAGTTGACCGTGTGATCGGTGGCCTCGAAAAAAAGAACAAGATCATCTCTCCCGAAGAGAAAAAGATCATTGCCTACCACGAAGCCGGTCACGCTATCTGCGGCTGGTTCCTGGAACACGCATACCCATTACTGAAAGTAACCATCGTTCCACGCGGTGTGGCTGCACTCGGTTACGCCCAGTACACTCCGAAAGAACAATACCTGTACAATACAGATCAACTGATGGACCAGATCTGCATGACCCTCGGCGGCCGTGCCAGCGAAGAGATCTTCTTCGGCAAGATCTCTACCGGCGCGCAGAACGACCTCCAGCAGGTTACCCGCATCGCTTACTCTATGATCACTGTATATGGTATGAACGATAAAGTAGGTAACGTAAGCTTTTACGACCCTGCTGCTGAAAACTCTTTCACCAAGCCATACTCTGAAGAAACTTCCAAACTGATCGATGAAGAAGTTAGAAAGCTCATCGACGTCGGTTACCTGAAGACAAAAGAGTTATTGTCTCAGAAAAGAACAGAGGTAGCTAAACTGGCTGAAGCGCTGCTGGAAAAAGAAGTACTGTTCCAGAGCGATGTGGAAGCTCTGATCGGTAAACGTCCGTTTGAAGAAAAGAAAACGCTCGATGTTGATGGAAACCCTGAGCACCATTCAGAGAATGGAACCATCAGCGAAGGCGTTCCTCCTTATGATAGCAATGTGACCAATCATCCAGTACAGAGCAACGAACAGGAAAAGCAATCATGA